In Pseudoroseomonas cervicalis, the DNA window CCATCCTCGGCCTGCTGGAGGCGCGGCTGCAGGATTTCGACCTCGCCGTGCTGGGTAGCCTGGAGGAGGGCGTCTGGCCGCAATCGACCGATCCCGGCCCCTGGATGAGCCGGCCGATGCGCGGCGATTTCGGCCTGCCGGAGCCGGAGGCGCGGATCGGCCGGGTGGCGGCGGATTTCATGCTGGCGGCTTCCTGCGCGCCGCGTGTGGTGCTGGCGCGCGCCCGCAAGCGGGCCGGCGCGCCCACCGTGCCCAGCCGCTGGCTGACCCGGCTGGAGACTTTTCTCGGTGGCCAGGCGCCGGGGCTGGCGCTGCCGCGCGAGCGGGCGCTGGACTGGGCCTCGCGGCTCGACATGCCGGAGGTGGTGAAGCCCTGGCCCCGCCCCGCCCCCGCGCCCCCGCCCGAGGACCGGCCGCGCGAGATCAGCGTTACCGAGGTGGCGGACCTGATGGCCGACCCCTACGGCTTCTATGCCCGCCGCGTGCTGCGGCTGCTGCCGCTGGAGCCGCTGGATGCCGAGGTGGGGGCCTCCGACTATGGCCAGATCGTGCATCAGGTGATGGCCGATTGGACGCGCCGCATCGGCGATGCGCCGGGCGGCTGGCCGGGCAGTGAGGTGGCGGCGCGGTTCTTCGCCGAGGCGGCGGAGGCGGCCTTGGCGGAGGCGGCGGCGCGGCCGGGGCTGCTGGCCTTCTGGCGGCCGCGGCTGGCGCGCATCGGCGGTTTCGTGGTGGCGCAGGAGGAGGCGGCGCAGCAGGGACGGCGCATCCGCCGCCGCCATGCCGAGCTGCCGGGGCATCTGGAGATCGCCGGCAAGCGGGTGAAGCTGAAGGTGCGGGCCGACCGGCTGGACGAGCTGGCGGACGGCACGATCGCGCTGATCGACTACAAGACCGGCACGCCGCCCACGGGCAAGGAGATGACCGATGGCCGCGCGCCGCAGATGCCGCTGGAGGCCGCCATCGCTGAGGCGGGCGGCTTCCAGGGCATTGCGGGCGCGCCGGTCTCGGGGCTCGCCCATTGGCGGCTGACCGGTGGTGGCACGCCGGGCGAGGTGAAGCCGGTGAAAGGCGACCCTGGCACGCTGGGCGCGGACGCGCTGGAGCAGACGACCGCGCTGGTGCAGGGTTTTCTTCTCGGCCATCGGCGTTTCATCGCGCGGCCGCATCCGCGCCGCCGGCCGCAGCGCAGCGAGCATGACCATCTGGCGCGCTTCGCCGAATGGGGCACGGCCGAAGATGTGTGATGATTGCCGCCGGCGGACAGCGTCCGCCGGCTCGGGCAGAAAAAAGATGGGGGTCTGGGGGAATTCATTCCCCCAGCCTTGGACGATCGGAGCAGCGCGATGAGCGAGACCCTCTCCCCCCGCGCCGCGGCGCAGGCGGCGCAGCGGCGGGCGTCCGATCCGCGCGCCTCGGCCTGGGTCGGCGCCTCGGCGGGCTCCGGCAAGACGAAGGTGCTGACCGACCGGGTGCTGCGGCTGCTGCTGCGCCCCGGCGCCAAGCCCGGCCGCATCCTGTGCCTGACCTTCACCAAGGCGGCGGCGGCGGAGATGGCCACGCGTCTGGCGAAGCGCCTCGGCGAATGGGCGGTGGCCGAGGATGCGGCGCTCACCGAAAGCCTGCTGTCGCTGACGGGCGAGAAGCCGGATGCCGCGCTGCGCCGCCGCGCGCGCGGGCTGTTCGCCGAGGTGCTGGAGCAGCCCGGCGGCATGCGCATCTCGACCATCCATTCCTTCTGCCAGTCGCTGCTGCGCGGCTTCCCGCTGGAGGCTGGGCTGCCGCCGCAATTCGCGCTGATCGAGGAGGCGGATGCCGCCGAGATGCTGGCGGAATCGCGCGAGCTGGCGCTGGCCTCGGGACAATTGCCGCAGGCGGCGATCGAGGCGATGGCCGGGCTCGGCTCGCCGGAGGATTTCGCGCAGACGCTGCAGAGCCTGGTGAAGGAGCGCGAGCGGCTGGGCGCCGCCATCGCGCAGGCCGGCGGCATCAGGGGCTGCGACTCGGTGCTGCGCCGGCGCCTCGGCCTGCCGCGCGAGGGCGGCGAAGGCGAGGCGCTGCTGGCCATGGCGAGCGCCGTGGACAGCGAGATGGTGCGCGCCGCCGCGCTGCTGCGGCAGAGCGGCAACGCCAATGACCGCGACCGCGGCGCGGTGATGAAGGCGTGGATCGACCTCTCCCACGCCGCGCGCGCCGCGCGCTGGGAGGAATGGTGCAGCATCTTCCTGACCGCCGAGGGCAGCCCGCGCAAATCGCTCGGCACCAAGGGCGGGCTGAAGGAGCGGCATGAGGAGGTACAGGCGCTGATGGCCGCCGAGGCCGAGCGCATCCATGCCTTCGAGGAGGAGCGCAAGGCCTGGCGGCTGCATGCCGCGTCGCTGGCGCTGCTGGCGCTGGCCCAGCCGGTGCTGGAGGCCTACACGGCGCGCAAGGCGCGGCAGGGCGCGGTCGATTTCGACGATCTGATCCAGGCGGCGCGCGGGCTGCTGCACGATCCGGGCAGCGCCTGGGTGCTGTACAAGCTGGATGGCGGGCTGGACCATCTGCTGCTGGACGAGGCGCAGGACAGCAACCCGCATCAATGGGAGATCGCGGCGCGGCTGGCGGAGGAGTTCTTCGCCGGGCTCGGCACGCGCGAGCCGGAGAGCATCCGCAGCATCTTCGCCGTCGGTGACGAGAAGCAATCGATCTACGGCTTCCAGGGCGCGGACGCCGCCGGCTTCGCCCGGTGGGAGCGGCATTTCGAGGGCGCGGTGACGGCGGCGGGGTCGGAATTCGCCGCCGTGCCGCTCAACGTCTCCTTCCGCTCCACCGCGCCGGTGCTGGCGCTGGTCGATGCGGTCTTCGCCGACGGGCCCGCGCGGCGCGGCGTGGTGGCGGAGGGCAGCGTGCTGACCCACCGCGCCGACCGCGAGGGCCAGGCCGGCATGGTCGAGATCTGGCCGATGCTGACCAGGCCCGACAGCGCCGCGCTGCAGCCCTGGGAGGTGCCGGAGGAGCCGGTGGCCGAGGATGATGCCGAGGCGCTGATGGCCGAGAGCCTGGCCGCGCGCATCGCCCAGATGGTGCGGGAGGAGCGGCTGCCGGCACGCGGCGACCGGCCGATCCGCCCCGGCGACATCCTGGTGCTGCTGCGCCGGCGCACCGGCTTCTCCAACCTACTGGTGCGGGCGCTGAAGGCGCGCGGCGTGGCGGTGGGCGGCGTCGACCGCATGCAGCTGATCGAGCAGATCGCGGTGCAGGACCTGCTCGCCTTGTGCGACGTGCTGCTGCTGCCGGAGGACGATCTGCAACTGGCCGCCGTGCTGAAGAGCCCGCTCTGCAATGTCTCGGAGACCGAGCTGTGCGAACTGGCGCGGGCGCGCACCCAGCCGCTGTGGTGGCGGCTGCTGGAGATGCGCGGCAGCGACAGCAATGCCGGCCGCGCCGCCGAATGGCTGGCGGGGCTGGCCGACCGCGCCGACCTCGCCACACCGCACACCATCCTGGCCGAGGTGCTGGGCGAGCATGGCGGGCGGGCGCGCATCCTGGAACGCCTCGGCCCCGACGCGGCCGACCCGCTGGACGAGATGCTGAACGCCGCGCTGACCTATGAGCAGCGCCACCCGCCCAGCCTGCAGGGCTTCGTGCAATGGCTGCGCCGCGGCGGCGCCGAGGTGCGGCGCGAGGCGGAATCGGGCGCCGATGCGGTGCGGCTGATGACGGCGCATGGCGCCAAGGGCTTGCAGGCGCCGGTCGTCATCATCCCCGATGTCGGCAGCGGGCGGGGCGAGAAGCCGCTGCGCTGGGAGGAATCGGCGCCGCCCCTGCCCTTCTGGGCGCCGCGCAGCCGCAAGGATTTCTTCGCCCCCGCCTGGACCAAATTGATGGACGCCGAGACGGCGGCGCGCGAGGCGGAGGAGAACCGGCTGCTCTATGTCGCGCTGACGCGGGCCGAGGACCGGCTGCTGGTCTGCGCCTGGGGCACGCCGAAGGAAGGCAGCTGGTACGACCTCGTCTCCCAGGGCATCGGCCGGCTGGAGGGCGCTGAAGAAATTCCCTTCGAGCCGGCGCGCTTCGGCGCCCCGCCCTCGGCCAGCTTCGCCGGCCCGCTGCGCCGCTATGCCACCGCGCAAACCGCGCCGCCGCGCGCCGAGCCCGCCGCCGCCGGTGCGGCGGAGGCCGCCGCGCTGCCCGCCTGGCTCGGCCGCGCCGCCGATCCGGAGAGCGTGGCGCTGACCCTCTCCCCCTCCGCACTGCCGGGGGAGGAGGAGACGCCCACCGCCGCGCCGCATGGCCGCGCCGACCCGACCGGCGAGCGCTTCCGCCGTGGCCGGCTGATCCACGCCCTGTTGCAGCATCTGCCGGAGCATCCCGCCGCCGAGCGCCGCGCTTTGGCCGAGCGCTTCCTGGCCCGCCCCGGCCATGGGCTGAGCGAGGCCGACCGCACTGCCACGCTGGAGGAGGTGCTGCGCCTGCTGGAGCATCCGGCGCTGGTGGCGGCCTTCGGCCCCGGCAGCCTGGCGGAGGCGCCGATCGCCGGCTCGGTGAACGGGCAGCGCCTGGCCGGCCAGGTGGACCGCATGCTGATCACGCCCGAGCGGGTGCTGATCCTCGACTACAAGACCAACCGCCCGCCGCCGACCGAGGCGAAGGACGTGCCGACGCTGTATCTGCGGCAGATGGCGGCCTATCGCGCGCTGCTGCGGCAGATCTTCCCGGGGCGGGAGGTACAGTGCTGGCTGGTCTGGACCTGGTCGGCGCTGGCGATGGAACTGCCGCAGGCGGCACTGGACCGGCACGAGCCAAGTTATTGATTAAAATCTTCTTTTTCTGAAGAAAAAGAAGCAAAAAGACTTTGTCAGCTTGGCGTCCCGCCTCAGGCCATCAGCGGGACGCCAACTGACAAAAGTTTTTTGGTTCTTTTTTTCAAAAAAGAACGTCTTTAGCTGCCAAACACCCTGCCCTTCGCCAGCGCCAGATCCTGCACGAAGCGGCGATACTCCTCCTCCTGCAGCGCCGGGTCCGGCAGGCGCAGCAGGAAGCTCGGATGCACGGTCAGCAGCAGGGGGTGGTCATCGGGGCCGGAGAGGAACTGCCCGCGCAGCTTCAGCACACCGACCTTGCGCCCCAGCAGCCCCTGCGCCGCGGTGGCGCCCAGCGCCACGATCAGCCGGGGGGCGATGCGGTCCACCTCGCGCAGCAGGAAGGGGCGGTAGAGGGCGATGTCGCCGGTGTCGGGCTTCTGGTGGATGCGCCGGCTGCCGCGCTGGGTGAATTTGAAATGCTTCACGGCGTTGGTCAGGTAGCAGGCGGCGCGGTCCAGCCCGGCGGCCTGCAGGGCGCGGTCCAGCAGCC includes these proteins:
- the addA gene encoding double-strand break repair helicase AddA; protein product: MSETLSPRAAAQAAQRRASDPRASAWVGASAGSGKTKVLTDRVLRLLLRPGAKPGRILCLTFTKAAAAEMATRLAKRLGEWAVAEDAALTESLLSLTGEKPDAALRRRARGLFAEVLEQPGGMRISTIHSFCQSLLRGFPLEAGLPPQFALIEEADAAEMLAESRELALASGQLPQAAIEAMAGLGSPEDFAQTLQSLVKERERLGAAIAQAGGIRGCDSVLRRRLGLPREGGEGEALLAMASAVDSEMVRAAALLRQSGNANDRDRGAVMKAWIDLSHAARAARWEEWCSIFLTAEGSPRKSLGTKGGLKERHEEVQALMAAEAERIHAFEEERKAWRLHAASLALLALAQPVLEAYTARKARQGAVDFDDLIQAARGLLHDPGSAWVLYKLDGGLDHLLLDEAQDSNPHQWEIAARLAEEFFAGLGTREPESIRSIFAVGDEKQSIYGFQGADAAGFARWERHFEGAVTAAGSEFAAVPLNVSFRSTAPVLALVDAVFADGPARRGVVAEGSVLTHRADREGQAGMVEIWPMLTRPDSAALQPWEVPEEPVAEDDAEALMAESLAARIAQMVREERLPARGDRPIRPGDILVLLRRRTGFSNLLVRALKARGVAVGGVDRMQLIEQIAVQDLLALCDVLLLPEDDLQLAAVLKSPLCNVSETELCELARARTQPLWWRLLEMRGSDSNAGRAAEWLAGLADRADLATPHTILAEVLGEHGGRARILERLGPDAADPLDEMLNAALTYEQRHPPSLQGFVQWLRRGGAEVRREAESGADAVRLMTAHGAKGLQAPVVIIPDVGSGRGEKPLRWEESAPPLPFWAPRSRKDFFAPAWTKLMDAETAAREAEENRLLYVALTRAEDRLLVCAWGTPKEGSWYDLVSQGIGRLEGAEEIPFEPARFGAPPSASFAGPLRRYATAQTAPPRAEPAAAGAAEAAALPAWLGRAADPESVALTLSPSALPGEEETPTAAPHGRADPTGERFRRGRLIHALLQHLPEHPAAERRALAERFLARPGHGLSEADRTATLEEVLRLLEHPALVAAFGPGSLAEAPIAGSVNGQRLAGQVDRMLITPERVLILDYKTNRPPPTEAKDVPTLYLRQMAAYRALLRQIFPGREVQCWLVWTWSALAMELPQAALDRHEPSY
- a CDS encoding UdgX family uracil-DNA binding protein (This protein belongs to the uracil DNA glycosylase superfamily, members of which act in excision repair of DNA. However, it belongs more specifically to UdgX branch, whose founding member was found to bind uracil in DNA (where it does not belong), without cleaving it, appears to promote DNA repair by a pathway involving RecA, rather than base excision.), coding for MSHTPQPPTASWATDRNAVLGEGPPQAPLMLVGEQPGDEEDRQGRPFVGPAGRLLDRALQAAGLDRAACYLTNAVKHFKFTQRGSRRIHQKPDTGDIALYRPFLLREVDRIAPRLIVALGATAAQGLLGRKVGVLKLRGQFLSGPDDHPLLLTVHPSFLLRLPDPALQEEEYRRFVQDLALAKGRVFGS